One Oceanicoccus sagamiensis genomic region harbors:
- a CDS encoding enoyl-CoA hydratase-related protein: MTSPYEFCTVEKQNHIWEITINRPESMNALHPPANFELETIFNDFSVDSSAWIAILVGAGDKAFSTGHDLKYQAAGNKIEIPKTGFAGLTNRFDLDKPVIAAVNGYAMGGGFEIALACDLIVADQSAKFALPEVKVGLAAVAGGIHRLPRQINEKLAMELLLTGRSVDAEEARSLGLVNQITASGQALSGARELAGTLLNCSPVSLQVTKQMFREGQAMPDLETAVSHRYDAFTRMASSKDFIEGPKAFAEKRKPEWSGE; the protein is encoded by the coding sequence ATGACCTCACCCTATGAGTTTTGTACCGTAGAAAAACAAAACCACATCTGGGAAATCACCATTAACCGCCCGGAAAGCATGAACGCCCTGCACCCTCCAGCTAATTTTGAGCTGGAAACTATCTTTAATGATTTCTCTGTTGATAGCAGTGCCTGGATTGCTATTCTTGTTGGCGCAGGTGACAAAGCCTTTTCTACCGGTCATGATTTAAAGTATCAAGCAGCCGGCAACAAAATTGAAATACCGAAGACAGGCTTTGCCGGCCTAACCAACCGCTTTGATCTTGATAAGCCAGTGATTGCAGCCGTTAACGGTTATGCGATGGGCGGCGGTTTTGAAATTGCTCTGGCCTGCGATTTAATCGTTGCCGACCAAAGCGCCAAATTTGCTCTGCCGGAAGTTAAAGTTGGGCTAGCGGCTGTTGCTGGCGGCATTCATCGCCTGCCCCGCCAAATCAATGAAAAACTGGCTATGGAATTATTACTCACTGGTCGTAGTGTCGATGCGGAAGAAGCCAGATCCCTCGGCCTTGTCAATCAAATCACAGCATCGGGTCAAGCCTTATCCGGTGCCAGAGAATTAGCCGGCACACTGTTAAACTGCTCGCCCGTTTCACTGCAGGTCACCAAACAGATGTTCCGCGAAGGCCAGGCTATGCCGGATCTGGAAACAGCGGTTAGCCACCGCTACGATGCCTTTACGCGCATGGCCAGCAGCAAAGATTTTATTGAAGGCCCCAAAGCTTTCGCCGAAAAAAGAAAACCCGAATGGTCCGGTGAATAA
- a CDS encoding AraC family transcriptional regulator yields MSRIPNHFVRASLSGIDAKEGEIESLLASAGITLSSYYQPQGWIKPEQYIALVQSIWDHSNDEFFGLTNQRCKPGLFAIMARMSNHYSSLRTVFEEWVNLYNVTREDLSLDFAVTGDKATISFNLANPEKDPMHFLTEFTLVTMHRFASWLTGRHIQLQQVSLAYPKPAHFRFYKDLFPCTVLFDQPSTNFTIDASDLSLPLIRNQRELSQALKSAPAAFLELPDDDHSYSNRTRVILLNFYRQEQRFPNLDEAADHLAVSQRTLRRKLKLEGNNYQEIKDRIRQDIAIDKLKRENISLEDIALQLGFSEQHAFARAFKRWTQLSPAKYRDQTLAMHINGTSDQASYSVFY; encoded by the coding sequence ATGTCTAGAATACCTAATCACTTCGTCAGGGCCAGCTTAAGCGGAATCGACGCTAAAGAAGGCGAAATAGAAAGTTTGTTGGCCAGTGCCGGCATTACTCTATCCTCTTATTATCAGCCTCAGGGCTGGATTAAACCAGAGCAATATATCGCTCTCGTACAAAGTATTTGGGATCACTCCAACGATGAGTTTTTTGGTTTAACCAATCAACGTTGTAAGCCGGGTCTGTTTGCCATTATGGCCAGGATGAGTAATCACTACTCATCACTGCGCACGGTTTTTGAAGAATGGGTTAATCTGTATAACGTTACCCGCGAAGATTTGTCACTGGACTTTGCTGTTACCGGGGACAAGGCCACCATCAGCTTTAACCTGGCCAACCCGGAAAAAGATCCGATGCATTTTTTGACCGAATTTACTCTGGTGACTATGCATCGCTTTGCCAGCTGGTTAACAGGCCGGCATATTCAATTGCAGCAGGTTTCATTGGCCTACCCCAAGCCCGCTCACTTTCGCTTTTATAAAGACTTATTTCCCTGCACTGTGCTCTTCGATCAGCCCAGCACTAACTTTACTATTGATGCCAGCGACTTAAGCTTGCCGCTGATTAGAAACCAGCGCGAATTATCACAGGCCTTAAAAAGTGCTCCGGCGGCCTTTCTTGAATTACCGGATGACGATCATAGCTACAGCAATCGCACCCGCGTTATTCTGCTGAACTTCTACCGTCAGGAACAGCGCTTCCCCAATTTGGATGAAGCCGCCGATCATCTTGCGGTGAGCCAGAGAACACTGCGTCGTAAATTAAAACTGGAAGGTAATAACTACCAGGAAATTAAAGACCGTATTCGCCAGGATATCGCGATCGACAAACTCAAACGAGAAAATATCAGCCTTGAAGATATTGCCTTGCAGCTAGGTTTTTCTGAGCAACACGCCTTTGCCAGAGCCTTTAAACGCTGGACCCAATTAAGCCCAGCCAAATATCGCGATCAAACCCTGGCCATGCATATTAACGGCACATCCGATCAAGCCAGCTATTCCGTATTTTACTAA
- a CDS encoding coniferyl aldehyde dehydrogenase, whose amino-acid sequence MNAIDDPVTTASQQMNVVLEKQKQAFIDEGAVSLATRVDRMDRSIAQLNKYSDKLVEAMNSDFGHRSPEFSKMFDVAAGVGPMQHAKKHLKQWMRTEKRKTMFPLNFLGAKSRVEYQPLGTIGIISPWNFPVNLTFGPLANAFGAGNRAMIKPSEFTPSTSEVMKEMIEEAYDDSEVAVFTGGPEVGQAFSALAFDHLIFTGATSVARHVMSAAAKNLVPLTLELGGKSPVIIGRDADLKLTCDRIMWGKVTNAGQICLAPDYCFIPEEKLDQVIEGFKASVAAMVPTMLNNKDFTSIVNERHYSRLQSYIADAKAKGATIIELNPANESFEGQPHHKMPPTLILNAPDDALCMQEEIFGPLMPVRTYKDFKDPVAFINKQPRALALYYFGHNAQEERYVLDHTISGGVTINDVLMHVSQEDLPFGGVGPSGMGCYHGFDGFKALSHAKAIYSQSKKDLASMTGMAPPYNEKTEKTIKMMLK is encoded by the coding sequence ATGAACGCAATTGATGATCCAGTAACTACCGCCAGCCAGCAAATGAATGTGGTACTTGAAAAGCAGAAACAAGCTTTTATTGATGAAGGCGCCGTTAGCCTGGCCACCCGTGTCGACCGAATGGACCGATCGATTGCGCAGCTTAATAAATATTCCGACAAACTGGTCGAAGCGATGAACAGCGACTTTGGCCATCGCTCCCCTGAGTTCAGCAAAATGTTTGATGTCGCCGCCGGTGTTGGTCCCATGCAGCATGCGAAAAAACACTTAAAGCAGTGGATGCGCACAGAAAAAAGAAAAACCATGTTCCCGCTAAACTTCCTCGGTGCAAAATCACGGGTTGAATACCAGCCTCTGGGTACTATTGGTATCATCAGCCCATGGAACTTCCCGGTTAACTTAACTTTTGGTCCACTGGCCAATGCCTTCGGCGCTGGTAACCGCGCGATGATCAAGCCATCAGAATTCACCCCTTCTACCTCTGAAGTGATGAAAGAGATGATTGAAGAAGCCTATGACGACAGTGAAGTTGCCGTCTTTACCGGTGGCCCGGAAGTTGGCCAGGCGTTTAGCGCGCTAGCCTTTGATCACTTAATCTTTACCGGTGCAACCTCAGTTGCCCGCCATGTTATGTCAGCGGCAGCCAAGAACCTGGTACCACTAACACTTGAACTTGGCGGCAAGTCGCCGGTTATTATCGGCCGCGATGCGGATTTAAAACTGACCTGTGATCGTATTATGTGGGGTAAAGTAACCAACGCAGGTCAAATTTGTTTAGCACCGGACTACTGTTTTATTCCAGAAGAAAAACTGGACCAGGTGATTGAAGGTTTTAAAGCCTCGGTAGCGGCAATGGTGCCTACCATGCTCAATAACAAAGACTTCACCTCGATTGTTAATGAGCGTCACTATTCACGCCTGCAAAGCTATATTGCCGATGCCAAAGCCAAAGGCGCCACCATTATTGAATTAAACCCGGCTAACGAATCCTTTGAGGGGCAGCCACACCATAAAATGCCTCCTACGCTTATTCTTAATGCACCAGATGATGCACTGTGTATGCAGGAAGAAATTTTTGGCCCGCTAATGCCTGTTAGAACCTATAAAGATTTTAAAGACCCAGTAGCCTTTATTAACAAACAGCCTCGTGCATTGGCGCTCTACTACTTTGGCCACAATGCTCAGGAAGAGCGCTATGTGCTTGACCACACCATTAGCGGCGGCGTCACCATTAATGATGTGTTAATGCATGTTTCTCAGGAAGACCTGCCCTTTGGTGGTGTTGGCCCCAGTGGCATGGGTTGCTATCACGGCTTTGACGGTTTTAAGGCGCTTAGCCATGCTAAAGCCATTTACAGCCAATCGAAGAAGGACCTGGCCAGCATGACCGGCATGGCTCCTCCTTATAATGAGAAAACTGAAAAAACGATAAAAATGATGCTTAAGTAA
- a CDS encoding SDR family NAD(P)-dependent oxidoreductase gives MTQKICVVTGVGPGIGKACCEFYASKGYHIVMMARQKDYLEAVASELNGSATVMPLDVTDEQAVKQAFASIMADYGQIDILIYNAARGCFGSFLEVDPKELELNFAINTMGLLYCARAVAPSMIERGAGSIMVTGNTAATRGGAKFAAFAPSKGAARLLTQSMAKELGPQQVHVSYLIIDAAVDGPFARNLCPDEEDDFFIQPAAIAESIWYLDQQPSNCWTFELDLRPHRESW, from the coding sequence ATGACTCAAAAAATCTGTGTAGTCACCGGTGTCGGCCCCGGTATTGGCAAAGCCTGCTGTGAGTTCTATGCCAGCAAGGGCTACCATATTGTAATGATGGCCAGGCAAAAGGACTACTTAGAGGCAGTTGCCAGCGAACTGAACGGCAGCGCCACCGTGATGCCACTCGATGTGACGGATGAGCAAGCGGTTAAGCAAGCCTTTGCCAGCATTATGGCAGACTATGGCCAGATCGATATTCTGATCTATAACGCCGCAAGAGGCTGTTTTGGTAGTTTTTTAGAGGTTGACCCTAAAGAGCTTGAGTTAAATTTTGCGATTAACACCATGGGGCTACTGTATTGCGCCAGAGCAGTGGCACCCAGCATGATTGAACGCGGCGCTGGCTCTATTATGGTAACCGGCAATACGGCCGCTACTCGAGGCGGCGCCAAGTTTGCCGCCTTCGCACCATCCAAAGGCGCAGCTCGACTACTAACCCAGTCGATGGCCAAAGAATTAGGTCCACAACAGGTACATGTTTCGTACCTGATCATTGATGCAGCGGTTGACGGGCCCTTTGCCCGCAACCTCTGCCCTGATGAAGAGGACGACTTTTTTATCCAGCCGGCAGCGATCGCAGAGAGTATTTGGTATCTCGATCAACAGCCAAGTAATTGTTGGACCTTTGAATTAGACTTACGGCCACACCGGGAATCCTGGTAG
- a CDS encoding acyl-CoA dehydrogenase family protein produces the protein MDFSLTEEQTLLQDSVDKFVRDNCDVERRRSLNQTELGYDAEVWQQFAELGWLCVPFTEEQGGFGGSAADVMVMSEALSKGLVREPFLTTVVTCGGFLRLGGSAEQQAAHIPAIIEGAKQWAFAFAEDAAGYNLAAVSATAEASDGGFRLNGAKTAVLNGHHSDYLIVSARTSGEARDKAGVSLFIVDASQAGISKQAFNTVDGSRAANIEFKDVEVAADQLLGELGNALPLMEAVIDDSIIAMGGEALGAMQLLLNDTVEYTKTREQFGQPISNFQALQHRMADMYLKVEETRSLLFNAAIQADEGSADKAKACAALKVKIAEAGRFVSQEAIQLHGGIGMTDELNISHHFKRLLVLGMLYGDEDYYVSRYTALSA, from the coding sequence ATGGATTTTTCACTAACTGAAGAACAAACCTTATTACAAGACAGTGTGGACAAATTTGTCCGTGATAACTGTGATGTAGAGCGTCGCCGCAGCTTAAACCAGACTGAGCTGGGTTATGACGCCGAGGTTTGGCAGCAGTTTGCCGAGCTTGGCTGGTTATGCGTGCCTTTTACTGAAGAGCAGGGCGGTTTTGGCGGCAGTGCAGCCGATGTGATGGTGATGAGCGAGGCCCTTTCAAAGGGGCTGGTCCGCGAACCCTTTTTAACGACGGTAGTAACCTGTGGCGGTTTTTTACGTCTCGGTGGTAGCGCTGAGCAGCAAGCGGCTCATATCCCGGCAATTATTGAAGGCGCTAAACAGTGGGCGTTTGCCTTTGCGGAAGACGCTGCCGGTTATAATCTTGCGGCGGTTAGCGCCACAGCTGAGGCCAGCGACGGTGGTTTCCGCCTTAATGGCGCTAAAACAGCGGTGTTAAACGGCCATCACAGTGATTATCTGATTGTCTCAGCCCGCACCAGTGGCGAGGCTAGGGATAAGGCGGGTGTTAGTTTGTTTATTGTCGATGCCAGTCAGGCCGGTATTAGCAAGCAAGCCTTTAATACGGTTGATGGTAGCCGTGCTGCCAATATTGAATTTAAGGATGTTGAGGTGGCTGCTGATCAATTACTGGGTGAGCTCGGTAATGCGCTGCCTTTAATGGAAGCGGTGATCGATGATTCGATTATTGCCATGGGTGGTGAAGCACTGGGTGCTATGCAGCTGCTATTAAATGACACGGTTGAGTACACCAAAACCCGTGAACAGTTTGGTCAGCCAATCAGTAACTTTCAGGCCCTGCAGCATAGAATGGCGGATATGTACCTCAAGGTTGAAGAAACCCGCTCCTTATTATTTAACGCGGCTATTCAGGCTGATGAAGGCAGTGCCGATAAAGCCAAAGCCTGTGCGGCGCTAAAAGTTAAAATTGCTGAAGCAGGGCGCTTTGTTTCTCAAGAAGCCATTCAATTACATGGTGGTATTGGTATGACGGATGAGTTGAATATCAGCCATCATTTTAAGCGTTTGCTGGTTCTGGGGATGTTGTATGGTGATGAGGATTATTATGTAAGCCGCTACACGGCTTTATCGGCGTAA
- a CDS encoding TetR/AcrR family transcriptional regulator: MSANKPDKLTKSKSADGVSWQAQKSAMTRDRILDAAIDCFINLGYTNVTTAKVADFAGVSRGAMLHHFPSKTELIQAAVEYLHDKLLEDYTTRVAQIPAALEGKERRRGGLEAYWDHLTGDLFVAYHELCVAGRTDPELKDILEQSITKFEDHVRVSNSEMFSGWSDRGDLFLLAMDVTKFMMEGMAVGQLVTNRDERVGRLLDYLSDRLEEIFDESGVTAISRHSEK; encoded by the coding sequence ATGTCCGCCAACAAACCGGATAAATTAACCAAAAGTAAGAGCGCAGATGGAGTTAGCTGGCAAGCCCAGAAAAGTGCCATGACGCGCGATCGCATACTGGATGCTGCTATCGATTGCTTTATTAACCTGGGTTACACGAATGTGACCACAGCTAAGGTTGCCGATTTTGCGGGTGTTTCCCGCGGCGCGATGCTGCACCACTTCCCTTCTAAAACCGAGCTAATCCAGGCAGCTGTTGAATATCTGCATGATAAACTGCTGGAAGATTACACCACTCGGGTTGCCCAGATTCCAGCCGCACTGGAAGGCAAAGAGCGCCGCCGTGGTGGCCTAGAAGCCTATTGGGACCATCTGACCGGCGATTTATTTGTCGCCTATCACGAGCTTTGTGTCGCCGGCCGGACTGACCCTGAGCTTAAAGATATTCTGGAGCAGTCCATTACCAAGTTTGAAGATCATGTCCGAGTGTCAAACTCGGAAATGTTTAGTGGCTGGAGTGACCGCGGCGACTTGTTTTTACTGGCCATGGATGTGACCAAGTTTATGATGGAAGGAATGGCTGTAGGCCAGCTCGTCACCAACCGCGATGAACGTGTAGGCCGCTTGTTGGATTATTTGTCTGACCGCTTGGAAGAAATCTTTGACGAAAGCGGTGTTACCGCTATCTCCAGGCACTCTGAAAAATAA
- a CDS encoding aldehyde dehydrogenase family protein yields MHSYEKFYINGEWVQPSGSGAIEVINPTTEQPCGSVPNGDASDVDAAVAAAKAAFPAWAATSAAERSGYIAQLAGKLDENKEALASLISEELGMPVGWSVAIQVGLPTGVMASYIDLPAEMEKEEELANSLIIKEPIGVCGFITPWNYPLHQIVGKVAPALAAGCTMVLKPSSETPLDAFKFAELIDEVGLPAGVFNLVTGPGRVVGEAIATHKDVDMLSITGSTEAGVRVAELAAPTVKRVTQELGGKSASVILDGAELEAAVGAAVIGLSINTGQTCAALTRLIVPRQSQDAVVAIAKGAAATVVVGGAFDEAAGMGPMVSKSQQATVRKYIQQGIDEGATLVTGGVDMPEGLTEGYYVPMTIFADVTNDMVIAQEEIFGPVLSIIPYDTEEEAIAIANDSPFGLSGAVWGPDVDAAKAVARQIRTGQIAINGGDFNIAAPFGGYKQSGNGRELGAHGLTEFIEIKSLQL; encoded by the coding sequence ATGCACAGCTACGAGAAGTTCTATATTAACGGAGAGTGGGTCCAGCCCAGTGGTAGCGGTGCTATCGAAGTTATTAACCCCACTACAGAGCAGCCCTGTGGTTCAGTGCCCAATGGTGATGCCAGCGATGTAGATGCGGCTGTAGCGGCGGCAAAAGCGGCCTTTCCAGCCTGGGCCGCCACTTCTGCGGCTGAGCGCTCGGGCTATATTGCCCAATTAGCCGGTAAATTGGATGAGAATAAAGAAGCCTTGGCTAGCCTGATTTCTGAAGAATTGGGTATGCCTGTTGGCTGGTCTGTCGCTATTCAGGTGGGTCTACCTACCGGTGTGATGGCGTCTTATATCGACCTTCCAGCTGAAATGGAAAAAGAAGAAGAATTGGCTAATTCACTGATTATCAAAGAACCTATCGGTGTGTGTGGTTTTATCACCCCCTGGAATTACCCTTTGCATCAGATCGTAGGCAAGGTAGCCCCGGCGCTAGCGGCGGGTTGTACCATGGTATTAAAGCCAAGCTCAGAAACGCCTCTGGATGCCTTTAAGTTTGCTGAACTGATCGATGAAGTGGGTTTACCTGCGGGTGTCTTTAACCTGGTAACCGGCCCTGGTCGCGTCGTGGGAGAAGCCATCGCTACCCATAAAGATGTTGATATGCTGTCGATTACCGGTTCTACCGAGGCGGGTGTACGTGTTGCTGAATTGGCCGCGCCTACCGTTAAGCGTGTTACCCAGGAGTTGGGTGGTAAGTCAGCCAGCGTTATTCTGGATGGTGCCGAGCTTGAAGCGGCCGTTGGCGCGGCAGTGATTGGCTTAAGTATTAATACTGGCCAAACCTGTGCTGCATTAACCCGTCTAATCGTGCCTCGTCAGTCTCAAGATGCGGTGGTCGCTATTGCTAAAGGTGCCGCAGCCACGGTTGTTGTAGGCGGTGCTTTTGATGAAGCGGCAGGTATGGGCCCCATGGTGTCCAAATCTCAACAGGCTACCGTTAGAAAATATATCCAGCAGGGTATTGATGAAGGTGCCACTCTGGTAACCGGTGGCGTTGATATGCCAGAAGGTTTAACCGAAGGTTATTATGTTCCTATGACTATCTTCGCTGATGTGACTAACGATATGGTCATTGCTCAGGAAGAAATTTTTGGCCCAGTACTGTCTATTATTCCTTACGACACTGAAGAAGAAGCGATTGCTATTGCTAACGATAGTCCCTTTGGTTTATCCGGTGCGGTATGGGGTCCTGATGTTGACGCGGCTAAAGCGGTGGCCCGACAAATTCGCACGGGGCAGATTGCTATCAATGGTGGTGATTTTAATATCGCCGCACCGTTTGGTGGCTATAAGCAATCGGGTAACGGTCGCGAACTGGGTGCTCATGGCCTGACAGAATTTATTGAAATTAAGTCACTACAACTTTAA
- a CDS encoding PAS domain-containing hybrid sensor histidine kinase/response regulator: MSYRKMFNVIQTLAKVGGWEIDLKQDTLYWTDETYRIHDLSPEDYTPQIKTAIHFYKPEYWTLITNAINKAISTGEGYDLELEMITPAKRHIWAHVYAITEMENGKVVKVIGALQDITARKQAEIQLASLNAELESRVEERTSQLKSSHDALLLAQKTTEEAMHSRERFLASISHEIRTPMNGIIGMVELMKNESLSEQQQEYLKIIQRSGNTLLTVINDVLIHSKLNAEQLILEENPFNLATLIYETVEPFRSNINDAISLTLSMDPELKNQQFIGDESRLHQILTNLLNNACKFTEQGFINIDVENVSHISGNTLIRINISDSGIGIEESLQPRLFQPFTQADQTNTRKYGGTGLGLAICKQLLQLMNGSIHLHSEHGKGSTFSLEFSLATSQGHDRSEPSTHYDFENLVILLAEDNLVNQKVAVKLLESLGCLVSLAANGTEAVSMACNSSYDLILMDCEMPLMDGYEATRRIRQWEQQNNHHPTPIYALSAHTLSEQVSQCASAGMDGHIAKPIVLENLKRLIHKATA; the protein is encoded by the coding sequence ATGAGCTACAGGAAGATGTTCAATGTTATTCAGACCTTGGCCAAGGTCGGTGGTTGGGAAATTGACTTAAAACAAGACACCTTATACTGGACCGATGAGACCTATCGTATTCACGATTTATCGCCAGAAGATTATACCCCTCAAATTAAAACTGCCATTCATTTCTATAAACCGGAATACTGGACATTAATCACCAACGCCATCAACAAAGCTATTTCGACCGGCGAAGGCTATGATTTGGAACTGGAAATGATCACGCCAGCCAAGCGCCATATCTGGGCTCATGTTTATGCCATCACAGAAATGGAAAATGGCAAGGTGGTTAAAGTGATCGGCGCATTACAGGATATTACCGCACGCAAGCAAGCTGAAATACAACTGGCCTCCTTAAATGCAGAACTGGAAAGCCGCGTCGAAGAGCGCACCAGCCAATTAAAATCCTCCCATGACGCCTTGCTACTGGCGCAGAAAACCACCGAAGAAGCCATGCATAGCCGGGAGCGGTTTCTGGCCAGTATTAGCCATGAAATCAGAACACCGATGAATGGCATTATCGGTATGGTCGAGCTAATGAAAAACGAATCATTAAGCGAGCAGCAACAAGAGTATCTAAAAATAATTCAACGCTCAGGCAATACGCTACTTACAGTGATTAACGATGTTCTGATCCACTCAAAGCTAAATGCAGAGCAGCTAATATTGGAGGAAAACCCTTTTAATCTGGCCACATTAATTTATGAAACCGTCGAGCCTTTTCGCTCCAATATCAATGATGCTATCTCTCTGACGTTATCGATGGACCCAGAGCTGAAAAACCAACAGTTTATTGGTGATGAAAGCCGCTTGCATCAAATACTCACCAACCTGCTGAATAATGCCTGTAAGTTTACCGAGCAAGGTTTTATTAATATTGATGTAGAAAATGTTTCTCATATTAGTGGTAACACGCTTATTCGTATCAATATCAGCGACAGTGGTATTGGTATAGAAGAGTCTCTGCAACCCAGGTTATTCCAACCCTTTACCCAAGCCGATCAAACCAATACCCGCAAATACGGCGGAACCGGTCTTGGTCTGGCTATTTGCAAGCAACTCCTGCAATTAATGAATGGCTCCATCCATTTGCACAGCGAACATGGCAAGGGCTCTACCTTTAGTCTGGAATTTTCACTGGCAACCAGCCAGGGTCACGACCGCAGCGAACCCAGCACCCACTACGATTTTGAAAACCTGGTTATTTTATTGGCCGAAGACAATCTGGTTAATCAGAAAGTGGCGGTTAAACTGCTTGAAAGCCTGGGCTGTCTGGTCAGCCTTGCTGCAAACGGCACAGAAGCGGTCTCCATGGCCTGCAATAGTAGCTATGACCTAATATTAATGGACTGTGAAATGCCGCTGATGGATGGCTATGAAGCGACCCGGCGCATTCGTCAATGGGAACAACAAAACAACCATCACCCTACCCCTATCTATGCTTTATCGGCCCATACGCTGAGTGAACAGGTTAGCCAATGCGCTTCCGCCGGTATGGATGGGCATATTGCCAAGCCGATTGTACTCGAAAACCTGAAGCGATTAATTCACAAAGCAACAGCTTGA